A window from Erythrobacter sp. YJ-T3-07 encodes these proteins:
- a CDS encoding biopolymer transporter ExbD, with the protein MAMSGGSDDGAPMMEMNMTPLIDVLLVLLIMFIITIPVATHAVNIDLPQPNPNDAQQDIDPVKNKIVLTQNGEILWNGEAINQGQLVRNLQLTRDIEPEPELQFEPEPLASYDLSAKTLNIIKASGVTKFGFVGNEQYRTFGK; encoded by the coding sequence ATGGCTATGTCAGGCGGTTCCGATGATGGCGCCCCGATGATGGAAATGAACATGACGCCGTTGATCGACGTCCTGCTCGTTCTCCTCATCATGTTCATCATCACGATCCCGGTGGCGACCCACGCGGTCAACATCGATCTTCCGCAGCCCAACCCCAACGATGCGCAGCAGGATATCGACCCGGTCAAGAACAAGATCGTGTTGACCCAGAACGGCGAGATCCTGTGGAATGGCGAGGCCATCAACCAGGGCCAGCTGGTCCGCAATCTCCAGCTGACCCGCGATATCGAGCCCGAGCCCGAACTGCAGTTCGAGCCCGAGCCCCTCGCCAGCTACGACCTCTCGGCCAAGACGCTGAACATCATCAAGGCCTCGGGCGTGACGAAGTTCGGCTTCGTCGGCAACGAACAGTACCGCACCTTCGGCAAGTAG
- the panC gene encoding pantoate--beta-alanine ligase, with translation MQSLHRLDHLRSAIEAWRAKGERIAFVPTMGALHEGHMTLVRAAREKADRVVVSIFVNPTQFGPNEDLDAYPRTLEADSRLLEGEGVDALWAPNAEEMYPDGFATSISVEGVSADFCGASRPGHFAGVATVVCKLFNQVRPDVALFGEKDWQQLAVIRRMARDLDLSLPHADAILGVPTVREADGLALSSRNRYLDETARTQAAVLPAAMSQAIVRIEAGAPVGAALRDLEHKLTEGGFSKVDYAALADAASLDRIDTLGSRPARLLVAAHIHGTRLIDNMAVGPRG, from the coding sequence ATGCAATCGCTTCACCGGCTGGATCACCTGCGCAGTGCCATCGAGGCCTGGCGCGCGAAGGGCGAGCGCATTGCCTTCGTGCCGACCATGGGCGCGCTGCACGAAGGGCACATGACGCTGGTGCGCGCGGCCCGCGAAAAGGCGGACCGCGTGGTGGTGTCGATCTTCGTCAACCCGACCCAGTTCGGCCCGAATGAGGATCTGGACGCCTATCCGCGCACGCTGGAGGCGGATTCGCGGCTGCTGGAAGGCGAAGGCGTGGACGCGCTGTGGGCGCCCAATGCGGAAGAGATGTACCCCGATGGCTTCGCGACCAGCATTTCGGTCGAGGGCGTCAGCGCGGATTTCTGCGGAGCGAGCCGCCCGGGCCACTTCGCCGGGGTCGCCACGGTGGTGTGCAAGCTGTTCAATCAGGTCCGACCGGATGTGGCGCTGTTCGGGGAGAAGGACTGGCAGCAGCTTGCGGTGATCCGGCGGATGGCGCGGGACCTCGATCTCTCGCTGCCCCATGCGGACGCGATTCTCGGCGTGCCTACGGTGCGCGAGGCGGACGGGCTCGCGCTGTCGAGCCGCAACCGCTATCTCGACGAAACCGCCCGCACGCAGGCCGCGGTGCTGCCGGCTGCGATGAGTCAGGCGATCGTCCGGATCGAAGCGGGCGCACCAGTGGGCGCCGCGCTGCGCGATCTGGAGCACAAGCTGACCGAGGGCGGATTTTCGAAGGTCGATTACGCCGCGCTCGCCGATGCGGCCTCGCTCGACCGGATCGATACGCTGGGCAGTCGCCCCGCCCGCCTGCTGGTCGCCGCGCATATCCACGGCACGCGCCTGATCGACAATATGGCGGTGGGTCCGCGCGGATAG
- a CDS encoding ligase-associated DNA damage response DEXH box helicase, with amino-acid sequence MTGTRVPPEIETWFAGRGWRIRDHQRAMLEASDRGDHALLVADTGAGKTLAGFLPTLAAFTPSRLGDAQPPEGLHTIYVSPLKALAQDVQRNLIAPIEQMGLPISVETRSGDTSSDRKRRQRDKPPNVLLTTPESLSLLLSYPESFDIFAGCQRIVIDEIHAFATGKRGDLLALCLARLQHIAPDMQRAALSATVANEEGFRSWLAPHGEIDRVAVVQGEAGAPPEVEILLPDENRVPWGGHAATWAIPQLYEVLRQNRTTLVFTNTRFLAEYIFQHLWDVNEDKLPIGIHHGSLSREAREKVEGAMAAGELRALVATASLDLGVDWGDIDCVVQMGAPKGSSRLLQRVGRANHRLDQPSRALLVPGNRFEFLEAQAAKDAVDEGQRDGEDFRPGGLDVLAQHVMACVCAAPFEEAEMLAQVRSCLPYAWIDEEVFARVLNFVATGGYALKAYDRFQRIVRDRSGQWRLTHPQHAARHRLNAGIIMDAQMLEVRFRNGRSLGRVEENFAAQLSPGDTFAFAGTALEVEQLRDMEIIVRASSKSAMIPSYGGARMPLTTHLADRVRAMLVDRASWARFPDDVREWLEMQDWRSELPGPDNLLVESFPRGGREYTVYYTFTGWNANQSLGMLITKRMEDRGLMPGGFVANDYSLAVWGLKPVEDPAPLLSPDILAHEFVDWVQDSHLLRRSFREVAVIGGLVERQHPGKRKTGKQVTFSTDLIYDVLRKYEPEHVLLEAAWADARTRLTDVGRLGDLLDRAQGDLVHVRLDRVSPLAVPVMVMIGRESLPQGSIDDELLLEAESLAAEAMRPAG; translated from the coding sequence ATGACCGGCACCCGCGTACCGCCTGAAATTGAAACCTGGTTCGCGGGGCGCGGCTGGCGCATCCGCGATCACCAGCGCGCGATGCTGGAGGCGAGCGATCGGGGCGACCACGCGCTGCTGGTCGCCGATACGGGCGCGGGCAAGACGCTGGCCGGCTTCCTGCCGACACTCGCGGCGTTTACCCCTTCGCGGCTGGGCGATGCGCAGCCGCCGGAGGGGTTGCACACGATCTACGTCTCGCCGCTCAAGGCACTGGCGCAGGATGTGCAGCGCAACCTGATCGCGCCGATCGAGCAGATGGGCCTGCCGATCAGCGTCGAGACGCGCAGCGGCGATACCTCGTCCGATCGCAAGCGCCGCCAGCGTGACAAGCCGCCCAATGTGCTGCTCACCACGCCGGAGAGCCTCTCCCTGCTGCTCTCCTACCCCGAGAGCTTCGATATCTTCGCAGGGTGCCAGCGGATCGTGATCGACGAGATCCACGCCTTCGCCACCGGCAAGCGTGGTGATCTGTTGGCACTGTGCCTTGCACGATTGCAGCATATTGCACCGGACATGCAGCGTGCTGCGCTTTCCGCCACGGTCGCCAACGAAGAGGGCTTTCGATCCTGGCTGGCGCCCCATGGCGAGATAGACCGGGTCGCGGTGGTGCAGGGCGAGGCGGGCGCTCCGCCCGAGGTCGAGATCCTGCTGCCCGACGAGAACCGCGTCCCGTGGGGTGGCCACGCCGCCACTTGGGCGATCCCGCAGCTCTACGAGGTGCTGCGGCAGAACCGCACCACGCTGGTCTTCACCAATACGCGCTTCCTCGCCGAATATATCTTCCAGCACCTGTGGGATGTGAACGAGGACAAGCTGCCGATCGGTATCCACCACGGCTCGCTCAGCCGGGAGGCGCGCGAGAAGGTGGAGGGGGCGATGGCGGCGGGCGAGCTGCGCGCGCTGGTCGCGACCGCCAGCCTCGATCTGGGGGTCGACTGGGGCGATATCGACTGCGTCGTGCAGATGGGCGCGCCGAAGGGCTCTTCACGGCTGCTCCAGCGTGTGGGGCGCGCAAATCACCGTCTCGACCAGCCCAGCCGCGCGCTGCTGGTGCCCGGGAACCGGTTCGAATTTCTCGAAGCGCAGGCGGCCAAGGATGCGGTCGACGAAGGCCAGCGCGACGGCGAGGATTTCCGGCCGGGCGGGCTCGATGTGCTCGCCCAGCACGTGATGGCCTGCGTCTGTGCCGCGCCGTTCGAGGAGGCCGAGATGCTCGCGCAAGTGCGCAGCTGCCTGCCCTATGCGTGGATCGACGAGGAGGTGTTCGCGCGGGTGCTGAACTTCGTCGCCACCGGTGGCTACGCGCTCAAGGCCTACGACCGGTTCCAGCGGATCGTGCGCGACCGGTCGGGCCAGTGGCGGCTGACCCACCCGCAGCATGCCGCGCGCCATCGGCTGAATGCGGGCATCATCATGGATGCGCAGATGCTGGAGGTGCGTTTCAGGAATGGCCGGTCGCTGGGCCGGGTGGAGGAGAACTTCGCCGCGCAGCTTTCACCGGGCGATACCTTCGCCTTCGCGGGCACCGCGCTGGAGGTCGAGCAGTTGCGCGACATGGAGATCATCGTGCGCGCATCGAGCAAGTCGGCGATGATCCCGAGCTATGGCGGCGCGCGCATGCCGCTGACCACGCATCTGGCCGACCGGGTCAGGGCGATGCTGGTCGACCGGGCAAGCTGGGCGCGCTTTCCCGATGATGTCCGCGAGTGGCTGGAGATGCAGGACTGGCGCAGCGAGCTGCCGGGGCCGGACAATCTGCTGGTCGAAAGCTTCCCGCGCGGTGGCCGCGAATACACGGTCTACTACACCTTCACCGGGTGGAACGCGAACCAGTCGCTGGGCATGCTGATTACCAAGCGGATGGAAGATCGCGGGCTGATGCCCGGCGGCTTCGTTGCCAACGACTATTCGCTCGCGGTGTGGGGCCTGAAGCCGGTCGAGGATCCTGCGCCTCTGCTATCGCCCGACATCCTGGCACACGAATTCGTCGACTGGGTGCAGGACTCGCATTTGCTGCGCCGCTCCTTCCGCGAAGTCGCGGTGATCGGCGGACTGGTCGAGCGGCAGCACCCCGGCAAGCGCAAGACCGGCAAGCAGGTGACCTTCTCGACCGACCTGATCTACGACGTGCTACGCAAGTATGAGCCAGAGCATGTGCTGCTCGAGGCTGCGTGGGCCGACGCACGCACGAGGCTGACCGATGTCGGGCGGCTGGGCGACCTGCTCGACCGGGCGCAGGGCGACCTCGTCCATGTCCGGCTCGACCGTGTGAGTCCACTCGCGGTGCCGGTTATGGTCATGATTGGCCGCGAAAGCCTGCCGCAGGGCTCGATCGACGACGAATTGCTGCTCGAGGCCGAAAGCCTTGCGGCGGAGGCGATGCGGCCCGCCGGTTAG
- a CDS encoding DUF2059 domain-containing protein — MKHFPFAPALSALALAAAQPALAQDVPGEQPDEAREFASDGQSDVEMMEPDFEKEMGTAVMGMMGAMVAQMFQPAPLEPAAEARLPDAQVVAGQLVPEGVLGAMMGQLIDSITGPVFSMMGGIGGMSSEELAGYTGIAKDDVDTLSEEQREELTEIFDPVYETRTTAEIEAITGVLNQAFVALEPGMREGLARAYAGHFSDVELAELQAFFATPTGAKFAAQSLPSYSDAQVIAGMMQSAPALMMQMPQLIEQVESADLGLPEPRRYDDLTPSEQRRAAELLGVDQATLRARMAEAELATAEEAEAEPEEAVDASEAEDSFEDAMEDVGAE; from the coding sequence ATGAAACATTTCCCGTTTGCCCCCGCGCTGAGCGCGCTGGCGTTGGCCGCAGCACAGCCCGCGCTCGCGCAGGATGTGCCCGGTGAGCAGCCGGACGAAGCGCGCGAGTTCGCTTCCGACGGTCAATCCGATGTGGAAATGATGGAGCCCGACTTCGAGAAGGAGATGGGCACTGCGGTGATGGGCATGATGGGCGCAATGGTGGCGCAAATGTTCCAGCCCGCGCCGCTCGAGCCTGCCGCCGAAGCGCGCCTGCCCGATGCGCAGGTGGTTGCCGGACAGCTGGTGCCCGAGGGTGTGTTGGGCGCGATGATGGGGCAGCTGATCGATTCGATCACCGGCCCGGTCTTCAGCATGATGGGCGGGATCGGCGGAATGAGCAGCGAAGAGCTGGCCGGCTACACCGGTATCGCCAAGGACGACGTCGATACGTTGAGCGAGGAGCAGCGCGAGGAGCTGACCGAGATCTTCGACCCGGTCTACGAGACTCGCACCACTGCGGAAATCGAGGCGATTACCGGCGTGCTCAACCAGGCCTTCGTCGCGCTCGAGCCTGGGATGCGCGAAGGCCTCGCGCGGGCCTATGCCGGCCATTTCAGCGATGTGGAACTGGCCGAATTGCAGGCCTTCTTCGCCACCCCGACCGGGGCCAAGTTCGCAGCCCAGAGCTTGCCCAGCTACTCCGACGCGCAGGTGATCGCGGGGATGATGCAGTCAGCACCCGCGCTGATGATGCAGATGCCGCAGCTGATAGAGCAGGTCGAGAGCGCCGACCTCGGCCTTCCCGAGCCGCGCCGGTACGACGATCTCACCCCTTCGGAACAGCGCCGCGCGGCCGAACTGCTGGGCGTCGACCAGGCTACCCTGCGCGCACGCATGGCCGAAGCCGAGCTAGCGACAGCCGAAGAGGCAGAGGCGGAGCCTGAAGAGGCTGTGGACGCGTCAGAGGCTGAGGATAGCTTCGAGGATGCGATGGAGGATGTCGGCGCCGAGTAG
- the pgmG gene encoding phosphoglucomutase/phosphomannomutase PgmG, translated as MSHAFDPTILREYDIRGIIGETLEADDARAIGRSFGSMLKRSGGSRVAVGYDGRQSSPVLEHALVEGLTASGCDVVRVGLGPTPMLYYAEASADDVDGGIQITGSHNPPNYNGFKMVFQGRPFFGADIQQLGEVAAAGDWEHGTGSVFDRPLIDAYVERLLEGLDGIDPASLATLKIGWDAGNGSAGPALEKLVARLPGEHHVLYAEVDGTFPNHHPDPTVEANLADLRALVADKQLDFGIAFDGDGDRIGAIDGEGRVIWGDQLLMIYAQDLLQRRAGATIIADVKASRALFDHVEAHGGKPVMWKTGHSLIKSKMKETGAPLAGEMSGHVFFADTYYGYDDALYAGVRLIAASSRLGRSVTELRGAMPAMVNTPEMRFQVDESRKFAAVEEVRDRLADSPAEVDATDGVRVTNADGWWLLRASNTQDVLVARAESDSEAGLARLMQQIDEQLALSGLERGPQAGH; from the coding sequence ATGAGCCACGCCTTCGACCCGACCATTTTGCGCGAATATGATATCCGCGGCATTATCGGCGAAACGCTGGAGGCGGACGACGCTCGCGCGATCGGGCGCAGCTTCGGCTCGATGCTCAAACGCAGCGGCGGATCGCGCGTGGCGGTCGGCTATGACGGGCGGCAAAGCTCGCCGGTGCTCGAACACGCGCTGGTCGAAGGACTGACCGCGAGTGGGTGCGATGTCGTGCGGGTCGGCCTCGGCCCGACGCCGATGCTCTATTACGCGGAAGCCTCAGCCGATGATGTGGATGGCGGCATCCAGATAACCGGCAGCCATAATCCCCCCAATTACAACGGCTTCAAGATGGTGTTTCAGGGCCGCCCGTTTTTCGGGGCGGACATCCAGCAGCTCGGCGAAGTCGCCGCTGCGGGCGATTGGGAGCATGGCACGGGCTCGGTCTTCGATCGCCCGCTGATCGATGCCTATGTGGAGCGGTTGCTGGAAGGGCTGGACGGGATCGACCCGGCCTCGCTCGCGACGCTCAAGATCGGCTGGGACGCGGGCAATGGCTCGGCCGGGCCCGCGCTCGAAAAGCTCGTCGCGCGGCTGCCCGGTGAACATCATGTGCTTTACGCAGAGGTCGATGGCACCTTCCCCAATCATCATCCCGATCCGACGGTCGAGGCGAATCTGGCGGACCTGCGCGCGCTGGTCGCGGACAAGCAGCTCGACTTCGGAATTGCCTTCGACGGCGACGGCGACCGGATCGGCGCGATCGATGGCGAGGGGCGGGTGATCTGGGGCGACCAGCTGCTGATGATCTATGCGCAGGATCTGCTGCAAAGACGCGCCGGGGCGACGATTATCGCCGATGTGAAGGCCAGCCGTGCGCTGTTCGACCATGTCGAGGCGCATGGTGGCAAGCCGGTGATGTGGAAGACCGGCCATTCGCTGATTAAGTCCAAAATGAAGGAAACTGGCGCGCCGCTGGCCGGAGAGATGAGCGGGCACGTGTTCTTCGCCGATACCTATTACGGCTACGACGATGCGCTTTACGCCGGGGTCCGGCTGATCGCGGCATCGTCGCGGCTGGGGCGTTCCGTCACCGAATTGCGCGGAGCCATGCCCGCCATGGTCAACACCCCCGAAATGCGCTTCCAGGTGGATGAAAGCCGCAAGTTTGCTGCGGTCGAGGAGGTGCGCGACCGGCTGGCCGATTCCCCGGCGGAGGTCGATGCGACCGACGGCGTGCGCGTGACCAATGCCGATGGCTGGTGGCTGCTGCGCGCTTCCAACACGCAGGACGTGCTGGTCGCGCGCGCCGAAAGCGACAGTGAGGCGGGCCTCGCGCGATTGATGCAGCAGATCGACGAGCAGCTGGCGCTGTCAGGCCTCGAACGCGGGCCGCAGGCGGGGCATTGA
- a CDS encoding division plane positioning ATPase MipZ, whose translation MTGHRPHRIVFANEKGGTGKSTTAVHVAVALAYQGARVAAIDLDHRQRTMDRYFENRDETARRRGIVLPTARCEVFAGGNAEALEEKAKELAADADFLLFDTPGRDDPLAQHAAKEADTLVTPLNDSFVDFDLIGQVDAESFKVRRLSFYAEAIWEARLARSKTTIEQNRPQMDWVVVRNRTGHTEARNMVRIERALTELSKRVGFRVSSGLSERVIYRELFPSGLTLLDKGHLGDLGTSHLVARQELRQLVQNLNLPVPEGADRALEAA comes from the coding sequence GTGACTGGCCATCGCCCCCATCGCATTGTCTTCGCCAACGAAAAGGGCGGGACCGGCAAATCGACCACCGCAGTCCATGTGGCGGTCGCGCTGGCCTATCAGGGTGCGCGGGTGGCTGCGATCGATCTCGACCACCGTCAGCGCACGATGGATCGCTATTTCGAAAACCGCGACGAAACCGCACGCCGTCGCGGCATCGTGCTGCCGACCGCGCGATGCGAGGTGTTTGCGGGCGGGAATGCCGAGGCGCTGGAGGAAAAGGCGAAGGAACTCGCCGCCGATGCCGATTTCCTGCTGTTCGACACGCCCGGTCGCGACGATCCGCTGGCGCAGCATGCAGCCAAGGAAGCCGATACGCTGGTCACTCCGCTCAACGACAGTTTCGTCGATTTCGATCTGATCGGCCAGGTCGATGCGGAAAGCTTCAAGGTCCGCCGCCTGAGCTTCTATGCCGAGGCGATCTGGGAGGCGCGGCTGGCGCGCAGCAAAACCACGATCGAGCAGAACCGCCCGCAGATGGACTGGGTGGTGGTGCGCAACCGCACCGGCCACACCGAGGCGCGCAACATGGTCCGCATCGAACGCGCGCTGACCGAACTGAGCAAGCGGGTCGGTTTCCGCGTCTCCTCCGGCCTGTCCGAACGCGTCATCTATCGCGAGCTGTTCCCCTCGGGCCTGACGCTGCTCGACAAGGGGCACCTGGGCGATCTGGGGACCAGCCATCTGGTCGCCCGGCAGGAGCTGCGCCAGCTGGTCCAGAACCTGAACCTGCCGGTTCCCGAAGGGGCCGATCGGGCGCTGGAAGCTGCATGA
- a CDS encoding biopolymer transporter ExbD, translating into MASAAIDRSVNAPAPVGEINMTPLIDVLLVLLIMFIITIPIATNAVEIDVGVGEGSPMDPVINKVVVTEGGAVLWNGEAVSQRDLATNLTLASRVAPEPELQFEPEANASYDLSARTLALIEASPVTKFGFVGNEKYRKFTTD; encoded by the coding sequence ATGGCCAGTGCTGCAATCGACAGAAGCGTGAACGCCCCCGCCCCGGTGGGCGAAATCAACATGACCCCGCTGATCGACGTCCTGCTGGTGCTCTTGATCATGTTCATCATCACCATCCCGATCGCGACCAACGCGGTCGAGATCGACGTTGGGGTAGGCGAGGGCAGCCCGATGGACCCGGTCATCAACAAGGTAGTCGTGACCGAGGGCGGCGCGGTGCTGTGGAACGGCGAAGCCGTCTCGCAGCGCGACCTGGCGACCAACCTCACGCTGGCCAGCCGCGTGGCGCCCGAGCCTGAACTGCAGTTCGAGCCCGAGGCAAATGCCAGTTACGACCTGTCGGCTCGCACGCTCGCGCTCATAGAGGCCTCGCCGGTGACGAAGTTCGGCTTCGTGGGCAACGAGAAGTATCGCAAGTTTACGACGGACTAA
- a CDS encoding molecular chaperone DnaJ: protein MIRFLIIAALLSVVCRWAFGRWPWDFLKPAPTRSQAVFRARKLLNVPADASHAQIVEAHKALVSQVHPDRGGTAAQVHEANAARDILIDQLPPSEKPR, encoded by the coding sequence ATGATCCGGTTCCTGATCATCGCCGCACTGCTCAGCGTCGTTTGCCGCTGGGCGTTCGGGCGATGGCCATGGGACTTCCTCAAACCGGCCCCGACCCGGTCGCAGGCGGTGTTTCGTGCGCGCAAGCTGCTGAACGTGCCCGCCGATGCGAGCCACGCGCAGATTGTCGAAGCGCACAAGGCGCTGGTCAGCCAGGTCCACCCGGACCGGGGCGGTACGGCAGCGCAGGTGCACGAGGCGAACGCCGCGCGTGACATCCTGATCGACCAACTTCCGCCAAGCGAGAAACCGAGATGA
- a CDS encoding biopolymer transporter ExbD, whose translation MAISTGGDGNTPMADINTTPLVDVMLVLLIIFLIAVPVAIQTIEKLQIPVFESEESKDKVENLQLTVSTTDANGNSAGEPGYSGAVRDGECRVYFGNTTPVTSEELYDQAFERLDSIVQRAGGPDAIKEEPDLIPQVHIRGDVNAPWRCVAGTIYNVQAAGYPTVGFISNPVDPDA comes from the coding sequence ATGGCGATTTCCACGGGAGGCGACGGCAATACGCCGATGGCAGACATCAACACCACTCCGCTGGTGGACGTGATGCTGGTGCTTCTCATCATCTTCCTGATTGCGGTTCCTGTCGCGATCCAGACGATCGAGAAGCTCCAGATTCCGGTCTTCGAATCGGAAGAATCGAAGGACAAGGTCGAAAACCTGCAGCTCACGGTCAGCACCACCGACGCCAACGGCAACTCAGCCGGCGAGCCCGGTTACAGCGGTGCGGTGCGTGACGGCGAATGCCGGGTCTACTTCGGCAATACCACGCCGGTGACCTCCGAAGAGCTGTACGACCAGGCTTTCGAGCGGCTCGACAGTATCGTGCAGCGTGCAGGTGGCCCCGACGCCATCAAGGAAGAGCCCGACCTGATCCCGCAGGTGCACATTCGCGGCGACGTGAACGCACCTTGGCGGTGTGTCGCCGGCACGATCTACAACGTCCAGGCAGCAGGCTATCCGACCGTCGGGTTCATTTCGAACCCGGTCGATCCGGACGCCTGA